One region of Gemmatimonadaceae bacterium genomic DNA includes:
- a CDS encoding cystathionine gamma-lyase, producing MSADHDVRHAWHDGTKVVHAGLPPRQAGAPYLPGPTFAAPYHTPGNPADSAFTYGRFHNPTWQLYEQALETLEGGPAVLFPSGMAASAAVLATVLKPGDKLVMPAESYYTTRLIATEHFAPMGIEVVSAPTANDAQRALLQGARLLWLESPTNPELDVCDIARLCEAAHAAGALVAVDNTTATPLGQRPLALGADFAIVSDTKAMTGHADLVLGHVATKDPLWAETVRTYRTRMGTIPGPMEVWLAHRSLGTLSVRLSQQCASALEIAAYLAAHPKVSRVRYPGLRSDPAFATASKQMTMFGPVIGFELADRESVERFFAASALVFEATSFGGIHTSAERRARWGADAVSEGFVRLSIGLEDVRDLRNDFAVALGAV from the coding sequence ATGAGCGCGGACCACGACGTGCGCCACGCATGGCACGATGGCACGAAGGTAGTGCATGCGGGATTGCCGCCCAGGCAGGCTGGCGCCCCGTATCTTCCCGGACCCACGTTTGCCGCGCCGTACCACACGCCCGGCAATCCGGCGGATTCCGCATTCACGTACGGACGATTCCACAATCCCACGTGGCAGTTGTATGAGCAGGCGCTGGAGACGCTGGAGGGCGGACCGGCCGTCTTGTTTCCGTCGGGCATGGCCGCCAGCGCCGCCGTGCTGGCGACGGTCCTCAAGCCCGGCGACAAACTGGTGATGCCGGCGGAGAGCTACTACACCACGCGACTCATCGCCACCGAGCATTTTGCGCCGATGGGGATCGAAGTGGTCTCGGCACCAACGGCGAATGACGCGCAGCGCGCGCTCCTGCAGGGCGCCCGATTGTTGTGGTTGGAGTCGCCCACGAATCCCGAGCTCGATGTGTGCGACATTGCCCGACTCTGCGAGGCGGCGCATGCTGCCGGCGCGCTGGTCGCGGTGGACAACACCACGGCGACACCGTTGGGGCAGCGCCCCTTGGCCTTGGGGGCGGACTTCGCCATCGTGTCCGACACCAAGGCCATGACGGGCCACGCCGATCTCGTCCTCGGCCATGTGGCCACCAAAGATCCACTGTGGGCGGAGACCGTACGGACCTATCGCACCCGGATGGGTACGATTCCCGGACCCATGGAAGTGTGGCTTGCGCATCGCTCGTTGGGCACGCTGTCCGTGCGCCTGTCGCAACAGTGCGCATCGGCACTGGAAATTGCGGCGTACCTGGCGGCGCACCCCAAAGTGTCGCGCGTCCGGTATCCGGGGCTGCGGTCCGATCCGGCGTTTGCGACGGCGTCGAAACAGATGACGATGTTTGGACCCGTGATCGGATTCGAACTGGCCGACCGTGAGTCGGTCGAACGATTCTTCGCGGCATCGGCGCTGGTGTTTGAAGCGACCAGCTTTGGCGGTATTCACACCAGCGCGGAACGACGGGCGCGGTGGGGCGCGGACGCGGTGAGCGAGGGATTTGTGCGACTGTCGATCGGGCTGGAAGACGTGCGTGACCTGCGGAACGATTTCGCGGTCGCACTTGGTGCGGTCTAG
- a CDS encoding DUF1572 family protein: MDSRDVLRDTVLRLLLRDLAALQREVTAYPDDASLWRTAPSISNSGGTLALHLAGNLRGFISSVLGGSEYVRDREREFTATGLSRADVTLELADAEIQVMRALSTLDLAQLDVEYPHAVMATRLRTDVFLMHLACHASYHLGQIDYHRRLMTGDSATAKTLSIPALVEPLPDYRAI, encoded by the coding sequence ATGGATTCCCGCGATGTGCTGCGCGACACAGTACTGCGATTACTGCTGCGCGACCTGGCCGCGCTCCAGCGTGAAGTCACGGCCTATCCCGACGACGCGTCGCTGTGGCGCACTGCGCCTAGCATCTCGAATTCCGGAGGTACGCTGGCGCTCCATCTGGCTGGCAACCTGCGCGGATTCATTAGTTCGGTGCTTGGCGGCAGCGAGTACGTGCGCGATCGCGAGCGGGAGTTCACCGCCACCGGCTTGTCGCGCGCCGACGTCACGCTCGAGCTGGCTGATGCGGAGATTCAGGTGATGCGTGCGCTGAGCACACTCGACCTCGCGCAACTGGACGTTGAGTATCCGCACGCCGTGATGGCCACGCGGTTGCGCACCGATGTCTTCCTGATGCATCTGGCCTGTCACGCGTCGTATCACCTGGGACAGATCGACTATCATCGGCGGTTGATGACCGGCGATAGTGCGACCGCGAAGACGCTCAGCATTCCGGCGTTGGTGGAGCCGTTACCGGACTACCGGGCCATATGA
- a CDS encoding Trm112 family protein yields the protein MTVSPELLKILVCPKCKGALDYRLSPSEVLICRSCQLVYDVLDGIPVMLIDEARALDGAEFPATV from the coding sequence ATGACCGTATCACCTGAGTTGCTCAAGATTCTCGTGTGCCCGAAGTGCAAGGGCGCGTTGGACTATCGCCTGAGTCCGTCGGAAGTGTTGATCTGTCGCAGTTGTCAGCTCGTGTATGACGTGCTGGATGGCATTCCGGTCATGCTGATCGATGAAGCGCGCGCGTTGGATGGCGCCGAGTTTCCAGCGACGGTTTGA
- the mog gene encoding molybdopterin adenylyltransferase, whose amino-acid sequence MPISAHPAAYPIGVVTISDRASAGIYEDRSGPAIVSVLERWIGSAWKPVIRVIADEQPLVEATLRELADDVHCAFIVTTGGTGPAPRDVTPEATVAVCDRLLPGFGEQMRAVSVRTVPTAILSRQLAGTRGGSLILNLPGKPAAIEECLGAVFAAIPYCIDLIGGPRFETTSDAPAAFRPTGA is encoded by the coding sequence ATGCCCATTTCCGCTCATCCGGCCGCGTATCCCATAGGCGTGGTGACCATTTCCGATCGCGCCAGCGCCGGGATCTATGAGGATCGTTCGGGACCGGCCATTGTCTCGGTGCTCGAACGCTGGATTGGCAGCGCGTGGAAACCGGTGATTCGCGTGATTGCCGATGAGCAACCGCTCGTTGAGGCGACCCTGCGAGAGCTGGCTGACGACGTGCATTGCGCGTTCATCGTGACCACTGGTGGCACCGGACCCGCGCCGCGCGACGTGACACCTGAGGCTACGGTGGCGGTGTGCGATCGGCTGTTGCCCGGATTCGGCGAACAGATGCGCGCCGTATCGGTGAGAACGGTTCCCACGGCTATTCTGTCACGACAACTGGCGGGGACGCGCGGAGGCTCACTGATTCTCAATCTGCCAGGCAAGCCGGCGGCCATCGAGGAATGTCTTGGCGCCGTGTTCGCCGCTATTCCCTATTGCATCGATCTCATTGGTGGACCGCGTTTCGAGACGACCTCGGACGCGCCTGCTGCGTTTCGTCCGACAGGAGCCTGA